One stretch of Deltaproteobacteria bacterium DNA includes these proteins:
- the dctP gene encoding TRAP transporter substrate-binding protein DctP yields the protein MKTTYIGRVAALAMVLMLALSGFAVPVSRAAEKKPLHVFKMATIAPKGTGWARQYEEIMLPEINRATNGEVAFKCFWGGVMGDDEDIVKKMRLGQIDTAAVSGQGVGAICPAMTVLTLPFLFNNYGEVDYIREKMFASFDLLTNAQGFKLIFWIDQDFDQLYSTKYDFSSPDHFRQAKFLTWYGPVEEKCLEALGASPIPVNVPEAASSVRQGVVDALICPAFGIIGFQMQSQIKFMNPIKIRYSPALAVFSAKSWTRMPEKYRAPMDVDRDRLVNRFLAATRKDNEKALTALVRYGVRKTQVDAKTMDAMRKKTRPAWDALAGKIYTRQTLDEILRHLAEYRKKHQGA from the coding sequence ATGAAAACAACGTATATCGGAAGGGTGGCGGCCCTGGCCATGGTCCTGATGCTGGCGCTTTCGGGTTTCGCGGTGCCCGTTTCACGGGCCGCAGAAAAAAAGCCCCTGCACGTTTTCAAGATGGCCACCATCGCCCCCAAGGGCACGGGCTGGGCCAGGCAGTACGAGGAAATAATGCTCCCGGAAATCAACAGGGCCACCAACGGCGAGGTGGCCTTCAAGTGCTTCTGGGGCGGGGTGATGGGCGATGACGAGGACATCGTCAAAAAGATGCGCTTAGGCCAGATCGACACCGCAGCAGTCTCCGGCCAGGGTGTGGGGGCCATCTGCCCCGCCATGACGGTGCTTACGCTTCCCTTCCTCTTCAACAACTACGGGGAGGTGGATTACATAAGGGAGAAGATGTTCGCGTCCTTCGACCTTCTCACCAACGCCCAGGGCTTCAAGCTGATTTTCTGGATTGACCAGGACTTTGACCAGCTTTACTCCACCAAATACGATTTTTCGAGCCCGGATCATTTCAGGCAGGCCAAGTTCCTCACCTGGTACGGCCCGGTGGAGGAAAAATGCCTGGAAGCCCTTGGAGCCTCGCCCATCCCGGTGAACGTGCCGGAGGCGGCCTCGTCGGTCCGGCAGGGGGTGGTGGACGCCCTGATCTGCCCGGCCTTCGGCATAATCGGGTTTCAGATGCAGAGCCAGATCAAGTTCATGAACCCGATAAAGATCCGCTACTCCCCGGCCCTGGCGGTGTTTTCCGCCAAGAGTTGGACCAGGATGCCCGAAAAATACAGGGCCCCCATGGACGTGGACCGGGACAGGCTGGTCAACAGGTTTCTTGCGGCAACGAGGAAGGACAACGAAAAGGCCCTGACGGCCCTGGTGCGCTACGGAGTGAGAAAGACCCAGGTGGACGCAAAAACCATGGACGCCATGCGGAAAAAAACCAGGCCTGCGTGGGACGCCCTTGCGGGGAAAATTTACACCCGGCAGACCCTGGATGAAATTTTGCGCCATCTGGCGGAGTATCGCAAAAAACACCAAGGGGCGTGA
- a CDS encoding type I restriction enzyme HsdR N-terminal domain-containing protein has translation MTSPAHPKSLLDYVTGKTVPDSGCEQNRQAVERFLVDELGYEKSDIRVDFPLSFEIGEGVIYRSAVDLLVFVEGRPFMTVKTAAGSIDSWERMALAAARIISETPARLAVSSDGKDAVILDSETGKRFGRGLSAIPPKNDASRLLSPTPPIPRDRLYRERLIFRSYDKDVVNAAYLRGDHPAT, from the coding sequence ATGACCTCCCCTGCTCACCCCAAAAGCCTTTTGGACTACGTGACGGGAAAGACCGTGCCCGATTCCGGGTGCGAACAAAACCGCCAGGCGGTGGAACGCTTTCTGGTGGATGAGCTCGGTTACGAAAAAAGCGACATACGAGTGGATTTCCCCCTGTCCTTTGAAATAGGTGAGGGCGTGATCTATCGCTCGGCGGTGGACCTTCTCGTTTTCGTGGAGGGCAGGCCCTTCATGACCGTGAAGACGGCGGCGGGGAGCATAGATTCCTGGGAGCGTATGGCCCTGGCCGCAGCCCGGATAATATCCGAAACTCCGGCTAGGCTTGCGGTATCGTCGGACGGCAAGGACGCCGTAATCCTCGATTCCGAAACCGGAAAGCGCTTCGGCAGGGGGCTTTCGGCCATCCCCCCCAAAAACGACGCATCCAGGCTTTTAAGCCCAACGCCGCCCATACCACGGGACCGCCTTTACCGGGAACGCCTGATCTTCCGCTCCTACGACAAGGACGTGGTGAACGCGGCCTATCTCAGGGGCGACCACCCCGCAACCTGA
- the rsfS gene encoding ribosome silencing factor encodes MGLRKAKNVMALDLRGISSVADWFIVASARSTRQADAIADAAENFLAAKKIKPIGVEGRPENQWILLDYGDVVIHVFFEAQRLRFDLEGLWAEAPRIHVQTANAEDDGEDDFGEDEDASAPIEDDETEDDDRFWKEERNR; translated from the coding sequence TCTGCGGGGGATTTCCAGCGTTGCGGACTGGTTCATAGTGGCCTCGGCTCGCTCCACCCGCCAGGCGGACGCCATCGCCGACGCTGCGGAGAACTTCCTGGCCGCAAAAAAAATCAAGCCCATAGGCGTGGAGGGCAGGCCGGAAAACCAGTGGATTCTGCTGGATTACGGAGACGTGGTGATCCACGTGTTTTTCGAGGCGCAGAGGTTGCGCTTCGATCTTGAGGGCCTCTGGGCCGAGGCCCCACGTATCCACGTTCAGACGGCGAACGCCGAAGACGACGGGGAAGACGATTTCGGCGAGGATGAAGACGCCTCCGCCCCCATTGAAGATGATGAAACCGAAGATGACGACCGATTCTGGAAAGAGGAAAGGAACCGGTGA